The following is a genomic window from Xyrauchen texanus isolate HMW12.3.18 chromosome 6, RBS_HiC_50CHRs, whole genome shotgun sequence.
ACTGTGACATCTTTTGGCAGTTCTTTAAATGTCTCTTTAGAGTACTTGGCTGGCTGAAACTCCTCCCACATTGAGTGCAATCAATTGTCTTCTCTTCAGTATGCActttctcatgttttttcaggtgtgTTGGAAAAGCAAAACGACTTTCacaatgtgaacacttgtaaggtttttctcctgtATGAACTCTTTGGTGCTGTTTCAAAGTGCTGAATCGAACAAAGGCTTTTCCACACTCGCCGCACACATGAGCTTTCACACCAGTACGTTTTCTCTggtgttgttttaaattgttgTGAATTCTTACGTGCTTTTTCAGgctttctttaattaaaaaactttttccacactgaggacatgtgaatggcttctctccagagtgaattcCTATGTGATATTTTAAGCCTTTTTTATATCTAAAACTCTTGCCACACTGAAGGCAGGtgaaaggcctctctccagtgtggattctcaTGTGATCCTTAAGACTTCCTTTATGTATGAAACTCTTGCCACAGTCCTGACATGTGAAacgtttctctccagtgtgacttCTTATGTGGATATTAAGGTTTCCTTTGTGTGTGAAACGCTTTCCACACTGAATGCATGTATATGGGGTCTCTCCagagtgaattctcatgtgctgCTTCAGGTTTTCTTTATgtgtgaaactttttccacactgatggcatgtgtaaggtttctctccagtgtgaattttcatgtgGATATTAAGgcttcctttttgtgtgaaactctttccacactgaagacatgtgaaaggtttctctcccgtatgaattctcatgtgctcATCAAGACTTCCCTTatgtttgaaactctttccacactgaaggcatgtgtATGGGGTGTCTCGAGAGTGCATTCTCATGTGTTGCTTCAGATTTTCTTTGTGTGTGAatctttttccacactgatgacatgtgaaaggtttctctccaga
Proteins encoded in this region:
- the LOC127644803 gene encoding gastrula zinc finger protein XlCGF57.1-like isoform X1; this translates as MEFIKEEFVKEEFVKEESEDISISETFRLKNEDTEEQRDLMEVKEESQELNEVEEKHQYQKHDKFVIAEKSVSSTQTKKKFTQKRTTRTKPEHLFTCSQCGKNFTLKGSLNIHMRIHSGETPYACLQCGKSFKHKGSLNIHMRIHSGETPYTCHQCGKSFKHKGSLDEHMRIHTGEKPFTCPRCGKSFTQKGSLNIHMRIHSGEKPFTCHQCGKRFTHKENLKQHMRMHSRDTPYTCLQCGKSFKHKGSLDEHMRIHTGEKPFTCLQCGKSFTQKGSLNIHMKIHTGEKPYTCHQCGKSFTHKENLKQHMRIHSGETPYTCIQCGKRFTHKGNLNIHIRSHTGEKRFTCQDCGKSFIHKGSLKDHMRIHTGERPFTCLQCGKSFRYKKGLKYHIGIHSGEKPFTCPQCGKSFLIKESLKKHVRIHNNLKQHQRKRTGVKAHVCGECGKAFVRFSTLKQHQRVHTGEKPYKCSHCESRFAFPTHLKKHEKVHTEEKTIDCTQCGRSFSQPSTLKRHLKNCQKMSQ